The Rouxiella sp. WC2420 region GATGCGAAAAAATACCAGATGCTAAACAGCGACTATGATGAAAGAGTGAGTGCTCGGCTGACTGCACTCGGCCTTAAAGGGGACGAAGATGGATTACGCATGGTGGGTAAATGGATCATGGATCAGATAACGGGTGATATTGATTTGTCACTGACGCAGGATATTCTTGGAGAACGAAATATTTTAAATCTTCTCGATCCTGTCTGGGCTTAGCGATCGCCATAATAATCACTTAATCGGCCCTGATTATTGCCATCTCATTTCTACAGATATACTATACCCCCCTATAGTATGGAGGACGCCTTAAATGCCAAACTCAGCAGAAGACAAGAAAAAAGTCTTAACCCGAATCCGACGCATTGCCGGGCAAGTTGAGGCGCTGGAGAGAGCGTTGGGCAGCGATGTTCCTTGCGTGGCGATGCTGCAACAAATTGCCGCTATTCGCGGGGCAGCAAACGGCCTGATGGCCGAAATGATGGAAATCCATATGAAGGACATCCTGTTAACCGATGAACCTTCGC contains the following coding sequences:
- a CDS encoding metal/formaldehyde-sensitive transcriptional repressor; its protein translation is MPNSAEDKKKVLTRIRRIAGQVEALERALGSDVPCVAMLQQIAAIRGAANGLMAEMMEIHMKDILLTDEPSLKDRAQCTDDISGFIRSYLK